Proteins found in one Streptomyces sp. NBC_00461 genomic segment:
- a CDS encoding GGDEF domain-containing protein: MRSWTDTLRFAFQPVVNLTTGGVAGLEILARPEAGDILAEARRDPELDGRLAVLAVRAAARKETLLPLHVNVFAGTLADLGGLTPLHDAVRAAGRLPWEVTIDIGPPYTHVPHQALLEAVGALRAQGFRISADGVGDGDVPLRLLTDMGPDLVKLDASLLARPAAVMAMRTLCEQLGALLSVEGVETELQCGAAISAGAQLAQGELFAPPARLPAADVYVPPRSPGAVTVPRSGPSVRQFVRPAALLPATASAGQVRALLTGSPEVSGVLLVDQHGLPVRSVHRSRFLLSMSGRYGHALYADRPAVKLGDHPRTVGVDATAWEVLDVVAVGDRSRTSDDVAVVDRHGRCVGVVRLADLVRALAESRVEEAAGLNPLTRLPGSDAITGEVDRRIADGRTFALSWLDVDHFKQVNDGAGFAAGDELIRSVGRALQHAASGSTRVGHIGGDDFLVLAEPEWLDPLAASVLDAPWSAGGRPVTLSLATVLCPPGSVLDHRQAAACLAPLKKAAKSLQGASWVLGRAGLAGHEIRRGSGAAPAQAGCAVAEPGLG, translated from the coding sequence GTGCGCTCCTGGACGGATACTCTCCGCTTCGCCTTCCAACCGGTGGTCAACCTGACCACCGGCGGAGTCGCGGGGCTGGAGATACTCGCCCGCCCTGAGGCCGGCGACATCCTGGCCGAGGCTCGCCGGGACCCTGAACTCGACGGCCGGCTGGCGGTGTTGGCGGTCCGTGCGGCGGCGCGCAAGGAGACCTTGCTACCGCTGCACGTCAACGTGTTCGCCGGTACCCTCGCCGACCTCGGCGGCCTCACTCCGCTGCACGACGCCGTGCGCGCGGCTGGACGGCTGCCGTGGGAGGTGACGATCGACATCGGACCGCCGTACACCCACGTCCCCCACCAGGCTCTGCTGGAGGCGGTGGGCGCGCTGCGGGCCCAGGGCTTCCGGATCAGCGCGGACGGCGTCGGGGACGGTGACGTACCCCTGCGATTGCTCACCGACATGGGGCCCGACCTGGTGAAACTGGACGCGTCGCTGCTGGCTCGGCCTGCGGCGGTGATGGCCATGCGGACACTGTGCGAGCAGTTGGGAGCGCTCCTGTCCGTCGAGGGCGTGGAGACGGAACTGCAGTGCGGGGCCGCGATCTCGGCCGGAGCCCAGCTGGCCCAGGGTGAGTTGTTCGCGCCGCCGGCCCGGCTGCCCGCGGCGGACGTATACGTTCCGCCCCGCTCCCCCGGTGCCGTGACGGTTCCCAGGTCGGGACCCTCGGTGCGACAGTTCGTGCGGCCCGCGGCGCTGCTGCCGGCCACCGCGTCGGCCGGTCAGGTGCGGGCACTGCTGACCGGGTCGCCTGAGGTGTCCGGCGTACTGCTCGTCGACCAGCACGGGCTCCCGGTCCGTTCCGTGCACCGTTCGCGCTTTCTGCTGTCGATGTCGGGGCGCTACGGCCATGCGCTGTACGCCGACCGGCCCGCCGTCAAGCTCGGGGACCACCCTCGGACGGTGGGCGTCGACGCCACCGCCTGGGAGGTCCTGGACGTGGTGGCCGTCGGCGACCGCAGCCGTACATCGGACGATGTGGCGGTCGTGGACCGGCACGGGCGGTGCGTCGGTGTCGTACGGCTCGCAGACCTGGTGCGGGCGCTGGCCGAGAGCCGGGTCGAGGAGGCGGCCGGGCTCAATCCGCTGACACGGCTGCCGGGTTCGGACGCCATCACCGGCGAAGTGGACCGACGCATCGCGGACGGCCGGACGTTCGCGCTGAGCTGGCTGGACGTGGATCACTTCAAGCAGGTCAACGACGGAGCCGGATTCGCGGCGGGCGACGAGCTGATCCGGTCGGTGGGCAGGGCACTGCAGCACGCGGCGTCCGGAAGCACCCGGGTGGGCCACATCGGCGGGGACGACTTCCTGGTGCTCGCCGAGCCGGAGTGGCTGGATCCGCTCGCTGCCTCGGTGCTGGACGCGCCCTGGTCGGCCGGCGGGCGTCCCGTCACGTTGTCCCTGGCCACCGTCCTGTGTCCGCCGGGCAGTGTGCTGGACCACCGTCAGGCGGCCGCGTGTCTGGCGCCGCTGAAGAAGGCCGCGAAATCGCTCCAGGGAGCGAGTTGGGTGCTGGGCCGAGCGGGGCTGGCGGGCCACGAGATCCGGCGCGGCTCGGGGGCGGCGCCCGCCCAGGCCGGGTGCGCGGTGGCGGAACCAGGCCTAGGCTGA
- the glpK gene encoding glycerol kinase GlpK, which translates to MTDKFVAAIDQGTTSSRCIVFNQDGAIVAVDQREHRQIFPKPGWVEHDATEIWSKVQAVVAGAIAKAGLRADQLSALGITNQRETTLLWDRATGKPVHNAIVWQDTRTAGLVNQLGGADGQDRFREQTGLPLATYFSGPKAAWLFDNVPGLRARAENGEIAFGTMDSWLIWNLTGGTDGGQHVTDVTNAGRTMLMNLETLQWDPSILSAMNIPEAVLPEIRSSAEVYGSAVGQLAGVPVASALGDQQAAVFGQACYDVGTAKNTYGTGSFLLLNTGNRPVASKSGLLTTMGYKIGTEAPVYCLEGSIAITGALVQWFRDQLGIIRTADEIEPLAESVDDNGGAYIVPAFSGLFAPYWRSDARGVITGLTRYVTKAHLARAVLEATSWQTREVVDAMYQDSGVQITTLKVDGGMTKNNLLMQHQADVLDVPVVRPKVSETTCLGAAYAAGLATGVWNDLDELKSHWQKDVEWTPAMEASVRDREYHNWRKAVEKSFGWEEDGEN; encoded by the coding sequence ATGACGGACAAGTTCGTCGCCGCTATCGACCAGGGCACCACCTCCAGCCGCTGCATCGTCTTCAACCAGGACGGCGCGATCGTCGCCGTCGACCAGCGCGAGCACCGCCAGATCTTCCCGAAACCGGGCTGGGTGGAGCACGACGCCACGGAGATCTGGTCCAAGGTGCAGGCGGTGGTCGCCGGAGCGATCGCCAAGGCCGGACTGCGCGCCGATCAGCTCAGCGCGCTCGGCATCACCAACCAGCGCGAGACCACGCTCCTGTGGGACCGCGCGACGGGCAAGCCCGTGCACAACGCCATCGTGTGGCAGGACACGCGCACCGCGGGTCTCGTCAACCAGCTCGGCGGCGCGGACGGGCAGGACCGATTCCGCGAGCAGACCGGGCTGCCGCTGGCCACCTACTTCTCCGGCCCGAAGGCGGCCTGGCTGTTCGACAACGTGCCCGGCCTCCGGGCCCGGGCCGAGAACGGCGAGATCGCCTTCGGCACCATGGACTCCTGGCTCATCTGGAACCTGACGGGCGGCACCGACGGCGGACAGCACGTCACCGACGTGACGAACGCCGGGCGCACCATGCTGATGAACCTGGAAACCCTCCAGTGGGACCCGTCCATCCTCTCCGCGATGAACATCCCCGAGGCCGTCCTGCCCGAGATCAGGTCCTCGGCCGAGGTGTACGGCAGTGCGGTCGGCCAGCTGGCCGGAGTGCCGGTCGCGTCGGCCCTCGGCGACCAGCAGGCGGCCGTGTTCGGGCAGGCCTGCTACGACGTGGGCACCGCGAAGAACACGTACGGCACGGGCTCCTTCCTGCTGCTCAACACGGGCAACCGGCCGGTGGCGTCCAAGAGCGGGCTGCTGACGACGATGGGCTACAAGATCGGGACTGAGGCACCGGTCTACTGCCTGGAGGGGTCGATAGCCATAACGGGCGCCCTCGTGCAATGGTTCCGCGACCAACTGGGCATCATCCGTACCGCCGACGAGATCGAGCCCCTGGCGGAGAGCGTCGACGACAACGGAGGGGCGTACATCGTGCCCGCCTTCTCCGGCCTCTTCGCACCGTACTGGCGCTCCGACGCGCGCGGTGTCATCACGGGGCTGACCCGCTACGTCACCAAGGCGCATCTCGCACGGGCCGTGCTGGAGGCGACGAGCTGGCAGACCCGTGAGGTCGTGGACGCCATGTACCAGGACTCCGGGGTGCAGATCACCACCCTGAAGGTGGACGGCGGCATGACCAAGAACAACCTGCTGATGCAGCACCAGGCGGATGTGCTCGACGTTCCCGTGGTCCGGCCGAAGGTCTCCGAGACCACGTGTCTGGGCGCCGCGTATGCGGCCGGGCTCGCGACCGGTGTGTGGAACGACCTCGACGAGCTGAAGTCCCACTGGCAGAAGGACGTCGAGTGGACGCCCGCCATGGAGGCGTCCGTACGCGACCGCGAGTACCACAACTGGCGCAAGGCCGTGGAGAAGAGCTTCGGCTGGGAGGAGGACGGCGAGAACTAG
- a CDS encoding glycoside hydrolase family 31 protein, translating to MDGRDLVRSIKAVGSSGAAQRLRIVRAAWRRRRADASALPSRGAERARVPGPVQEVEPGPGGGVVRFSRSELRIVVAVNGAVFWGWDGASPEPSYALAGRCPEPDPRAVLEPDKDGGWRVVAERVTVVISRHGAVEVCTPGGVTLRRDLPPRWWEPVDGGTARWMQRSEVAADARFFGLGGRSSGPRLREGTYRLWNTDPGHAFGPGDDPLYITMPVQLVAADAATHLVFHDTSWDGTVTLREGEEGAGSGHDRAGTSELRMDGGPLRCWVIVGTPARVLLVWASLTGAPALPPAWALGHHHARWGFGSEQEVRRIVSGYQERGLPLDAVHLDIDHFDEHQVFTVDHEHFPKLPVLAEELRRDGIRLVSIVDPAVGTAEGNAVYDSGTAEDSFVRDASGRVVRGVVWPGEAVFPDFTHARVRAWWGRLYKERLGQGFSGFWHDMNEPTSFTAFGETTLPRSARHALEGRGGDHREAHNVYALCMARAGYEGLRELAPQERPFIFSRSGWAGMQRYGGAWSGDVATGWPGLRASLSLVMGLGLCGVPYSGPDVGGFDGSPSPELYLRWFQLGSYLPLFRTHASLRAGRREPWEFGAEVLEHARVALVERRRLLPYFMTLAHLARRTGAPYVRPLWWSTPEDRALRDCEDAFLLGDCLLVAPVLDPGTDRRAVQLPRGRWYDTVTEQVYEGPGQVLLDAPLSRIPVLARAGAVVPVRGDDGGLELEVWAPAQGRTGSGLVVQDAGDGWDEPELERYVARWTGGRLVVEREDEGGASEPPYPVRVRGLKES from the coding sequence ATGGACGGTCGTGACCTGGTGCGTTCGATAAAAGCGGTCGGTTCTTCGGGGGCGGCCCAGAGGTTGCGTATCGTGCGAGCCGCATGGCGCAGGAGGCGTGCGGACGCCTCCGCCCTGCCGTCGCGAGGCGCCGAGCGCGCGCGGGTGCCCGGGCCCGTGCAGGAGGTGGAGCCCGGCCCGGGTGGTGGCGTCGTCCGGTTCAGCCGGTCCGAGCTGCGCATCGTCGTAGCGGTGAACGGAGCGGTCTTCTGGGGCTGGGACGGGGCCTCTCCCGAGCCGTCGTACGCGTTGGCGGGCCGCTGCCCGGAGCCGGATCCCCGGGCGGTCCTGGAGCCGGACAAGGACGGTGGCTGGCGGGTCGTGGCCGAGCGGGTGACGGTCGTCATCTCGCGGCACGGAGCCGTCGAGGTGTGTACGCCCGGTGGTGTGACCCTGCGCCGAGATCTGCCGCCCCGGTGGTGGGAGCCGGTGGACGGTGGCACGGCACGCTGGATGCAGCGGTCGGAGGTGGCCGCGGACGCGCGGTTCTTCGGGCTCGGGGGGCGGTCGTCGGGCCCCCGGCTGCGCGAGGGCACGTACCGCTTGTGGAACACGGATCCGGGCCACGCGTTCGGTCCCGGAGACGATCCCCTGTACATCACGATGCCCGTGCAACTGGTGGCGGCGGACGCGGCGACGCATCTCGTGTTCCACGACACCTCCTGGGACGGCACGGTGACGCTGCGGGAGGGCGAGGAGGGCGCCGGTTCCGGGCACGACCGGGCAGGGACCTCCGAACTGCGCATGGACGGCGGCCCGTTGCGCTGCTGGGTGATCGTGGGCACCCCCGCGCGCGTGCTGCTCGTCTGGGCCTCGCTGACGGGTGCACCGGCGCTCCCGCCCGCCTGGGCGCTGGGTCATCACCACGCGCGCTGGGGCTTCGGCAGTGAGCAGGAGGTACGGCGGATCGTCTCCGGCTACCAGGAGCGCGGGCTGCCGCTCGACGCCGTCCATCTGGACATCGACCACTTCGACGAACACCAGGTGTTCACTGTCGACCACGAGCACTTTCCGAAGCTGCCGGTGCTGGCCGAGGAGCTGCGGCGGGACGGGATCCGGCTGGTGTCGATCGTCGACCCTGCGGTCGGAACCGCCGAGGGCAACGCGGTGTACGACAGCGGGACGGCCGAGGACTCGTTCGTGCGGGACGCCTCGGGGCGGGTCGTACGAGGGGTTGTGTGGCCTGGGGAGGCGGTGTTCCCGGACTTCACCCACGCGCGCGTGCGGGCTTGGTGGGGTCGTCTGTACAAGGAGCGGCTCGGCCAGGGGTTCTCGGGGTTCTGGCACGACATGAACGAACCCACGTCGTTCACCGCCTTCGGGGAGACGACGCTGCCTCGGTCGGCCAGGCACGCGCTCGAAGGCCGAGGCGGGGACCACCGGGAGGCGCACAACGTCTATGCGCTGTGCATGGCAAGGGCAGGCTACGAAGGGCTGCGCGAACTGGCTCCCCAGGAGCGGCCGTTCATCTTCTCGCGCTCCGGTTGGGCCGGCATGCAGCGGTACGGGGGCGCGTGGTCCGGTGACGTGGCCACGGGCTGGCCAGGGCTGCGGGCGTCGTTGTCGCTGGTCATGGGGCTCGGGCTGTGCGGGGTGCCGTATTCGGGCCCGGACGTGGGCGGTTTCGACGGGAGTCCGTCACCCGAGCTGTACCTGCGATGGTTCCAACTGGGCTCGTATCTGCCGCTGTTCCGGACGCACGCGAGTCTGCGTGCGGGGCGCAGGGAGCCTTGGGAGTTCGGTGCCGAGGTGCTGGAGCACGCGCGTGTGGCGCTCGTCGAACGGCGGCGGCTGCTGCCGTACTTCATGACGCTCGCGCACCTGGCCCGCCGCACGGGAGCGCCCTATGTGAGGCCGCTGTGGTGGTCGACGCCGGAAGACCGTGCGCTGCGCGACTGTGAGGACGCCTTCCTGCTGGGCGACTGCCTGCTGGTGGCGCCGGTGCTTGATCCGGGCACGGACCGGCGTGCGGTGCAGCTGCCCCGTGGGCGCTGGTACGACACGGTGACGGAGCAGGTGTACGAGGGGCCGGGACAGGTGCTCCTCGATGCCCCCTTGTCGCGGATTCCGGTGCTCGCGCGCGCGGGTGCCGTCGTCCCCGTACGCGGGGACGACGGCGGGTTGGAACTGGAGGTGTGGGCGCCCGCCCAGGGTCGGACCGGGAGCGGACTGGTGGTGCAGGACGCGGGCGACGGGTGGGACGAGCCGGAACTCGAGCGCTACGTCGCCCGTTGGACGGGGGGACGGCTGGTGGTCGAGCGGGAGGACGAGGGCGGCGCGAGCGAGCCGCCCTACCCGGTGCGCGTGCGCGGGCTCAAGGAGAGCTGA
- a CDS encoding NUDIX domain-containing protein has translation MSETQASTPNSAPDSHCSSCGAPYGEGVTGWPRTCPACHAVAYRNPLPVAIALQPVYDTQGTALVVITRTIVPARGGIALPGGYIDDREDWRQAVVRELKEETGIDAASRDVRLIDAMSSPDGHLLLFGLLPERSAEGLPQSAPTDETEGWHLLRRAEELAFPLHTLAVRAWFEGRYI, from the coding sequence GTGTCCGAAACTCAAGCCTCAACCCCCAACTCCGCGCCCGACTCCCACTGTTCGAGCTGCGGAGCGCCCTACGGGGAGGGCGTCACCGGTTGGCCCCGCACCTGTCCGGCCTGCCATGCGGTGGCCTACCGCAACCCACTGCCGGTGGCGATCGCGCTCCAACCCGTGTACGACACGCAGGGCACCGCCCTCGTCGTCATCACCCGAACCATCGTCCCCGCGCGCGGGGGCATAGCCCTGCCCGGCGGCTACATCGACGACCGCGAGGACTGGCGGCAGGCCGTCGTCCGCGAACTCAAGGAAGAGACCGGCATCGACGCGGCGAGCCGCGACGTCCGGCTCATCGACGCCATGAGTTCCCCGGACGGGCATCTGCTGCTGTTCGGGCTCCTCCCGGAGCGATCGGCCGAGGGCCTTCCGCAGTCTGCGCCCACGGACGAGACGGAGGGCTGGCACCTCCTGCGCAGGGCGGAGGAACTCGCCTTCCCTCTGCACACGCTGGCCGTGCGGGCCTGGTTCGAGGGCCGGTACATCTGA
- a CDS encoding Zn-ribbon domain-containing OB-fold protein: protein MVAGWFAGDGDGFRLLGTRCAACTSLFFPREDAHCRNPGCPGGDLEEVPLSRQGRVWSYTDSRYRPPSPYVTDPELSWAPYTLIAVELEPERIVVLGQAAPGITVADLAVGMEVEVVPGVLHEDTETIWTTWHWRPTGVKA, encoded by the coding sequence GTGGTCGCCGGGTGGTTCGCCGGCGACGGGGACGGCTTCAGGCTCCTCGGGACGCGCTGTGCGGCGTGCACCTCGCTCTTCTTCCCCCGCGAGGACGCGCACTGCCGCAATCCCGGGTGCCCGGGCGGAGATCTGGAGGAGGTGCCCCTGTCACGGCAGGGGCGCGTCTGGTCGTACACGGACAGCCGCTATCGACCTCCGTCACCCTATGTGACCGATCCGGAACTTTCGTGGGCGCCGTACACGTTGATCGCTGTGGAGCTGGAGCCCGAGCGAATCGTGGTGCTGGGACAGGCGGCTCCGGGGATCACCGTCGCCGACCTGGCGGTGGGCATGGAGGTGGAGGTCGTCCCCGGAGTGCTCCATGAGGACACGGAGACGATCTGGACGACCTGGCACTGGCGGCCGACGGGGGTGAAGGCATGA
- a CDS encoding M15 family metallopeptidase — MTRLSRALRGAITALAALLAVTAASATAQARTTGPRAPKDFVALRTVDPTIIQEMRYFTPHNFVGERIDGYRQPICILTRPAAEALHRAQTRLLRKGYTLKVYDCYRPQRAVNHFVRWAEDLDDQAMKGEFYPKVDKTRLFEDGYIAEKSGHSRGSTMDLTIARLPAKPTRPYHSGDPLVPCYGPKGERFPDNSVDMGTGFDCFDTLAHTLDPRIQGDQRANRLLLKGTLEGLGFVNLAEEWWHYTYKPEPYPDTYFDFPVSWKSLTSGY; from the coding sequence ATGACACGTCTCTCCCGTGCACTACGCGGTGCAATTACCGCACTCGCCGCCCTGCTGGCCGTGACCGCCGCATCCGCCACCGCCCAGGCCAGAACGACGGGACCCAGGGCACCGAAAGACTTCGTGGCCCTGAGAACGGTGGACCCGACGATCATCCAGGAGATGCGCTACTTCACTCCGCACAACTTCGTCGGTGAGCGCATCGACGGCTATCGGCAGCCGATCTGCATCCTCACCAGGCCGGCCGCCGAAGCGCTCCACAGGGCCCAGACGAGGCTGCTGCGCAAGGGCTACACCCTCAAGGTGTACGACTGCTACCGACCGCAACGCGCCGTCAACCACTTCGTCCGCTGGGCCGAGGACCTCGACGACCAGGCGATGAAGGGAGAGTTCTACCCGAAGGTCGACAAGACCCGGCTGTTCGAGGACGGTTACATCGCGGAGAAATCCGGCCACAGCCGCGGTTCGACCATGGACCTCACCATCGCGAGGCTCCCCGCGAAGCCGACCCGGCCGTACCACTCCGGAGACCCCCTCGTCCCCTGCTACGGGCCCAAGGGCGAACGCTTCCCCGACAACTCCGTCGACATGGGCACCGGCTTCGACTGCTTCGACACCCTCGCCCACACGCTCGACCCGCGCATCCAGGGAGATCAGCGCGCCAACAGGCTGCTCCTCAAGGGCACCCTCGAGGGGCTCGGATTCGTGAACCTCGCAGAGGAGTGGTGGCACTACACGTACAAGCCCGAGCCCTACCCGGACACCTATTTCGACTTCCCCGTGTCCTGGAAGTCGCTCACCAGCGGCTACTGA
- a CDS encoding lipid-transfer protein, protein MTGEVAVLGAGMHPWGKWGRSFVEYGAAAARAALADAGLEWRDVGSVVGAGTVRGGYPGYVAGATFAKALGWQGARVASVYAACASGAQAVNTARAQILSGLADVVLVVGADAAPKGFFRPAGGDRPDDPDWLRFRVLGATNPTYFGLYARRRMAVHGDTLEDFAQVKVKNSALGELNPNARYRKRVTADEVAASAVVADPLRLLDICATSDGGAAVVLSSMEFARRHATNRPVRIRAVSTVTPRYPNTVLDLPDIATDSAAALEPAADPFRASIARAAYEEAGVGPEDLSLAEVYDLSTALELQWYEDLGLCGQGEGAKLLREGVTAPGGRIPVNVSGGLASFGEAVPAQAIAQVCELTWQLREEAGERQVAGARVGITANQGLFGHGSAVIAVR, encoded by the coding sequence ATGACGGGTGAGGTGGCGGTGCTCGGCGCGGGCATGCACCCGTGGGGCAAGTGGGGGCGCAGTTTCGTCGAGTACGGGGCTGCGGCTGCCCGTGCGGCGCTCGCCGACGCCGGGCTCGAGTGGCGGGACGTCGGCTCGGTGGTCGGGGCCGGCACCGTGCGCGGCGGCTATCCGGGGTATGTCGCCGGTGCGACCTTCGCAAAGGCACTGGGCTGGCAGGGGGCCCGGGTAGCGAGCGTGTACGCCGCCTGCGCGTCCGGAGCGCAGGCCGTCAACACCGCGCGGGCGCAGATACTTTCGGGGCTCGCGGACGTGGTCCTCGTGGTGGGCGCCGACGCGGCACCCAAGGGATTCTTCCGGCCCGCGGGCGGAGACCGGCCCGACGATCCGGACTGGCTTCGCTTCCGGGTTCTGGGGGCGACCAATCCCACGTACTTCGGGCTGTACGCCCGCCGTCGCATGGCCGTGCACGGGGACACACTGGAGGACTTCGCACAGGTCAAGGTGAAGAACTCGGCGCTGGGGGAGCTCAATCCGAACGCGCGCTACCGCAAGCGGGTCACCGCCGATGAGGTCGCCGCCTCCGCCGTGGTCGCCGATCCGCTGCGGCTGCTCGACATCTGCGCGACGTCGGACGGAGGTGCCGCCGTGGTGCTGTCCAGCATGGAGTTCGCGCGCCGGCACGCGACGAATCGGCCGGTGCGGATCCGGGCCGTGTCCACGGTGACACCCCGCTACCCCAACACGGTGCTGGATCTGCCCGACATCGCGACGGACTCGGCAGCCGCCCTGGAGCCGGCCGCCGACCCGTTCCGGGCATCGATCGCGCGAGCGGCCTACGAGGAGGCGGGCGTCGGACCCGAGGACCTCTCCCTCGCGGAGGTGTACGACCTGTCCACGGCCCTGGAGTTGCAGTGGTACGAGGATCTGGGGCTGTGCGGGCAGGGAGAGGGCGCGAAGCTGTTGCGGGAGGGCGTGACGGCCCCGGGCGGCCGCATACCGGTGAACGTCAGCGGTGGGCTGGCCTCCTTCGGCGAGGCGGTTCCGGCCCAGGCGATCGCTCAAGTATGCGAGCTGACCTGGCAGTTGAGAGAGGAGGCGGGTGAGCGGCAGGTCGCGGGGGCGCGCGTGGGGATCACGGCGAACCAGGGATTGTTCGGGCATGGGTCGGCGGTGATCGCAGTGCGGTGA
- a CDS encoding GTP-binding protein, with protein sequence MIFGRSERGKPPVEPVTLKILVAGGFGVGKTTLVGAVSEIRPLRTEELLTEAGRPIDDTSGVEGKHTTTVAMDFGRITLREDLVLYLFGTPGQERFWFMWDELSEGALGAVVLADTRRLEDCFAAVDYFERRSIPFVVGVNCFEGSARYPAKDVRQALDLDDDVPVVLTDARDRESVKEVLIGVVEHAMAHAAGRREPVAT encoded by the coding sequence ATGATCTTCGGGCGTTCTGAGCGCGGGAAGCCACCGGTCGAGCCCGTCACGCTCAAGATCCTGGTGGCCGGCGGCTTCGGCGTGGGCAAGACCACCCTCGTCGGCGCGGTCAGTGAGATCAGGCCGCTGCGCACCGAGGAACTGCTCACCGAGGCCGGCCGCCCGATCGACGACACGAGCGGCGTGGAGGGCAAACACACCACCACCGTGGCCATGGACTTCGGCCGCATCACACTGCGCGAGGATCTCGTGCTGTACCTGTTCGGCACGCCGGGTCAGGAGCGGTTCTGGTTCATGTGGGACGAACTCTCCGAGGGGGCCCTCGGCGCCGTCGTGCTCGCCGACACCCGCCGCCTGGAGGACTGCTTCGCCGCCGTCGACTACTTCGAGCGGCGTTCCATACCCTTCGTCGTCGGCGTCAACTGCTTCGAGGGATCGGCCCGTTACCCCGCCAAGGACGTCCGCCAGGCCCTCGACCTGGACGACGACGTACCGGTCGTGCTGACGGACGCCCGTGACCGGGAATCCGTCAAGGAGGTCCTCATCGGCGTGGTCGAGCACGCGATGGCGCACGCGGCCGGCCGACGGGAGCCCGTCGCCACCTGA